In Malus sylvestris chromosome 15, drMalSylv7.2, whole genome shotgun sequence, a single genomic region encodes these proteins:
- the LOC126604704 gene encoding NDR1/HIN1-like protein 13 codes for MAERSPPDLLGNKNHSPPSVLLAIPEYPQFPPPTLPPSTSRQLVISQPQNPSVATFRSGTYVVQVPKDQIYHVPPPENAYIVERHQDPSRKRKRPLCCNLYCIGILAFIVLLVVMLVTIFSVMFAKSENPKFSVERVVVHSKSNGRPDYSLTLRVRNPNSRVAIVYNGGGTSLHFKQKTIANGKYPSLTQGTGKSKEVTIVVHGANVILPKEIKKSLGVSESSSSTKKVQVSLSLNMNIPARLRIGTLKSRSMKFHATCDITVDELSKRTKVLKQECETQRK; via the coding sequence ATGGCGGAGCGGTCCCCACCTGATCTCCTCGGCAACAAAAACCACTCTCCTCCTTCTGTCCTTCTTGCAATTCCCGAATACCCCCAATTCCCACCTCCAACACTGCCCCCGTCGACGTCCCGACAGTTGGTCATCTCCCAACCCCAAAATCCTTCCGTCGCCACCTTCCGCTCAGGTACCTACGTTGTCCAAGTCCCCAAGGACCAAATCTACCACGTGCCCCCGCCCGAAAACGCCTACATTGTCGAACGCCACCAGGACCCGTCCCGCAAAAGAAAAAGGCCGTTATGTTGCAACCTTTACTGCATTGGCATCTTGGCTTTCATTGTCCTCCTTGTTGTCATGCTCGTAACGATTTTTTCTGTTATGTTCGCCAAGTCCGAAAATCCCAAATTCAGCGTAGAACGTGTTGTTGTACATAGCAAGAGTAATGGACGGCCAGACTACAGCTTGACGTTGAGGGTTCGAAATCCGAATTCGAGAGTGGCAATTGTGTACAATGGTGGTGGTACTAGCCTTCATTTCAAGCAAAAAACAATAGCTAACGGAAAATACCCATCTCTTACGCAAGGGACGGGCAAATCAAAAGAGGTTACTATCGTCGTCCACGGTGCAAACGTTATTTTGCCTAAAGAGATTAAGAAAAGCTTGGGAGTTAGTGAGAGCAGCAGCAGCACGAAGAAAGTGCAGGTTAGTTTGTCCCTCAACATGAACATTCCGGCGAGGTTGAGAATTGGGACGTTGAAAAGTAGAAGCATGAAATTTCATGCGACATGTGATATAACGGTGGATGAATTGTCGAAACGGACTAAAGTATTGAAGCAGGAATGCGAAACCCAGCGGAAGTAG